The following proteins are co-located in the Camelina sativa cultivar DH55 chromosome 12, Cs, whole genome shotgun sequence genome:
- the LOC104732064 gene encoding FAD-dependent monooxygenase andE-like produces the protein MEELDIVIVGGGIAGLATSLALHRKGIKSVVLERSESVRSEGAAFGIQTNGWLALEQLGVADKLRLNSLPIPQIRDVLIEKGIKRRESVGPASYGEVRGVIRNDLVRALADALPRGTLRLGCQIMSVKIDETTSFPIVHVRNGEPIKAKVLIGCDGSNSIVSRFLGLNPTKALGARAVRGFTNYPEGHGFWQEFIRIKMDNVVSGRLPITHKVVFWFVVLLNCPQELDSNFLKDQEDIARLALASVGEFSEDWKEMVKNCDMVSLYISRLRYRAPWDVMSSNFRRGTVTVAGDSMHLMGPFLGQGTSAALEDGVVLARCLWRKLGQNSVNNNVSSSSSRMKFEEAIDEYVKERRGRLVGLSTQTYLTGCLIEASSPVRKILLVVLLMILFRDQIGHTRYDCGRL, from the exons ATGGAAGAATTGGACATAGTGATTGTTGGAGGTGGCATTGCTGGTCTTGCAACTTCACTTGCTCTTCACAG GAAGGGTATAAAGAGCGTTGTGTTGGAGAGATCAGAGTCCGTAAGATCAGAAGGAGCAGCGTTTGGTATTCAGACTAATGGCTGGCTTGCTCTTGAACAACTCGGTGTTGCTGATAAGCTTCGTCTTAATTCTCTTCCAATTCCTCA GATAAGAGATGTTTTGATCGAAAAAGGGATCAAGCGAAGAGAATCGGTCGGACCAGCGTCGTATGGAGAAGTAAGAGGTGTAATAAGGAATGATTTGGTCCGAGCTTTGGCTGATGCTCTTCCTCGTGGGACTCTCCGGCTTGGTTGCCAAATTATGTCGGTCAAGATCGACGAAACAACGTCGTTTCCAATTGTACACGTTCGAAACGGAGAACCTATTAAAGCAAAG GTTTTGATTGGCTGTGACGGATCAAATTCTATAGTCTCTAGATTTCTAGGACTGAACCCAACGAAAGCCCTTGGAGCTCGGGCGGTCAGGGGGTTCACAAATTACCCGGAAGGTCATGGGTTTTGGCAAGAGTTTATAAGAATCAAGATGGACAACGTCGTAAGCGGACGACTTCCTATAACTCACAAAGTCGTCTTCTGGTTTGTTGTTCTGCTAAACTGTCCACAAG aaTTAGACTCCAACTTCTTAAAAGATCAAGAAGACATTGCAAGATTGGCACTAGCATCGGTAGGCGAATTCTCGGAAGATTGGAAAGAGATGGTGAAGAACTGCGATATGGTCTCTTTATACATCAGCCGCTTAAGGTATCGTGCTCCGTGGGACGTTATGTCGAGTAATTTCCGACGTGGTACTGTGACAGTTGCCGGAGATAGTATGCACCTGATGGGTCCATTCTTAGGGCAAGGAACTTCAGCTGCGCTAGAGGACGGTGTCGTCTTGGCTAGATGCTTGTGGAGGAAGTTAGGTCAAAACAGTGTGAATAATAatgtctcttcctcctcttcaagGATGAAATTCGAAGAAGCGATTGATGAGTATGTTAAAGAAAGACGAGGGAGACTTGTGGGACTCTCGACACAGACTTATCTTACCGGTTGTTTGATTGAAGCCTCGTCTCCGGTAAGGAAGATCTTGCTTGTAGTTTTACTAATGATTCTGTTTCGTGATCAAATTGGCCACACTCGATATGATTGTGGCCgtttataa
- the LOC104732065 gene encoding uncharacterized protein LOC104732065, protein MEDAGIVIIGGGIAGLATSLALHRKGIKSVVLERAEKVRSEGAGIGTLTNGWRALDQLGVGQRLRLTSLLIHKARTMLIENGKKREFVLTIKDEARCIKRNDLVEALADALPEGTIRFGSQIVSINKDQTTSFPVVQLSNGTMIKAKVVIGCDGANSVVSDYLQLGPKKAFSCRAVRGFTNYPNGHGFPQELLRIKKGNILIGRLPLTENQVFWFLVHMQDNDHEVKDQVSIANLCLKWVDELFEDWKEMVKTCDVESLSLTHLRYRAPSEIMFGKFRRGTVTVAGDAMHVMGPFLGQGGSAALEDAVVLARCLARNVGTDHGDLLEDCSMRSIEEAIDEYVKERRMRLLGLSMQTYLTGRSLQTPSKVVRLIFIFLLVLLFGRDQIRHTQYDCGRL, encoded by the exons ATGGAAGATGCCGGAATTGTTATCATTGGCGGTGGAATCGCTGGTCTCGCCACTTCCCTTGCTCTTCATAG GAAAGGAATAAAGAGTGTGGTGTTGGAGAGAGCAGAGAAAGTGAGATCAGAAGGAGCTGGAATCGGAACACTCACCAATGGTTGGAGAGCTCTTGATCaacttggtgtcggtcaacgTCTTCGTCTCACTTCTCTTCTTATTCACAA GGCACGGACCATGTTGattgaaaatggaaaaaaacgAGAATTTGTTTTAACCATCAA AGATGAAGCTCGTTGTATTAAAAGGAACGATCTTGTTGAGGCCTTAGCCGATGCTCTTCCTGAAGGAACCATCCGGTTTGGTTCCCAGATTGTTTCCATAAACAAGGACCAAACTACGTCGTTTCCCGTCGTTCAGTTATCTAATGGAACGATGATCAAAGCCAAg GTCGTGATTGGATGTGATGGTGCAAACTCGGTCGTTAGTGACTACCTACAGTTAGGCCCGAAAAAAGCGTTTTCTTGTCGTGCGGTGAGAGGGTTTACTAATTACCCAAATGGCCATGGGTTTCCACAAGAGCTACTAAGGATAAAGAAAGGAAATATCTTAATCGGAAGGCTTCCTTTAACCGAGAATCAAGTTTTTTGGTTTCTGGTGCATATGCAAGACAATGATCACGAAGTCAAAGATCAAGTATCGATCGCTAATCTGTGTCTAAAATGGGTGGATGAATTGTTTGAAGACTGGAAAGAAATGGTGAAAACATGCGATGTAGAGTCATTGTCATTGACACACTTAAGGTACCGAGCGCCGTCAGAAATCATGTTTGGGAAATTTCGACGTGGGACCGTGACAGTAGCCGGCGATGCAATGCACGTGATGGGTCCGTTCTTGGGACAAGGCGGCTCGGCGGCGCTAGAGGATGCGGTCGTTCTAGCTAGATGTCTAGCTAGGAATGTTGGTACGGACCACGGAGACTTGTTAGAGGATTGTTCGATGAGAAGTATTGAAGAAGCTATTGATGAGTATGTGAAGGAACGTCGGATGAGATTACTCGGGCTTTCCATGCAAACTTATTTGACCGGACGTTCGCTACAAACGCCATCAAAGGTTGTGagactaatttttatatttttgttggtaCTATTGTTTGGCCGTGATCAGATTCGTCATACTCAATATGATTGTGGCCGTCTTTAG